CTCCGTCATCACACGCATGTCGTGGCTCACGTCCACCAGCACCGTCGGCGCGAAGTAGTACCCAGGCCGCTCCAGCCTTGCTCCGCCGCACAGCAACCTGGCGCCCTTTGCCACCGCCTCGTCTACCTGCTCCTGCAGCGCGTCGAGCGCTAGCTCTCGACGCGCCAAGGGCCCGATGTAGGTGTCGACGGAGGTCGGATCACCCACCACGAAGCCTTGCACCGTCTCGACGAAAGCACTGAGGAACGCGTCCCACACCCGTTCATGCACGTAGATGCGTTCCACGGCACAACAGCTTTGCCCTGCGTTGTAGAACGCGCCGTCGGCGAGCCCCGCCGCGGCGGCACTGGCGTCCACGTCATCACAAACGTATGCAGGATCCTTGCCCCCCAACTCGAGCTGGACGCGGATCATGCGACCTGCGGTGGCTTCGGCAATCTTCCGTCCGGTCCCATAGGAACCCGTGAAGAACATTCCATCAATGTCGGCCCCCATGAGCGCGCGGCCCGTGTCCGCGCCTCCGACCAGAACCTGCATGGCTTCTTGGGGGATTCCCGCCTCGTGCAGCAACTCGCCGATGGCGATGCCGGTCAGGGACGAATACTCGCTGGGCTTGTACAGGACGGCATTCCCGGTCAACAGCGCGGGCACGAACACGTTCGCCCCCACGAAGTAGGGGTAGTTCCACGCGGAGATGTTGGCGACGACGCCCAAAGGTTCGAAGCGGATCTGTTCCTCGGTGCCACTGGCGCGCTCGGCCACGCGCTCCGTCGCTAGCTCGCGCGGTGTCTGACCCAGGAAGAACGCCAGGCGATCCGCGAGAGCGCGGATCTCGTTGTGCGACTGCGTGATCGGCTTGCCCATCTCCCGTGTGAGAATGCCAGCCAGTCGATCTTCGTCACGCTGGAGCAACTGCGCGAACTGCTCGACGGCTCGTGCACGCGCCTCATAGGGCGCTCGAGCCCACTCGCGCTGCGCTGCATGTGCGGCGGAGACTTTCTCGCTCACGGTGCGCGCATCGTCTTCGGCTAGCTCGGTGATCAGACTGCCGTCGGCGGGGTTGATGACCTGCATGTGCCCGGTATTAGTGCTGCGTCCCAGAAGTCGCAATCCGCTGCCGCGGCGCTTGACGGGGCGCCTCTACCCCGCGTTGCAGCCCTGGGCTCTCAACGGGGTTCCGAACCGCCGGCTACGCCTTCGGCGCCGCCCCGGGCGTCCCGTACTGCGTCGGCGAGGATGCCACCCAGGGTGCGGATCGTGTCGAACCCCTCGGCCGCCGTCGCCCGCGCCGGAAAGCCAAAGTACGCGCGAGGCCCCCCCGCGTCCTCGAAGCGCCGTTTTCCCTCGCGGATCGCGACGGACAGCCTGGCCGGGTTGTCGGGAAGGCCTTCGCGCACCTCGTTCTTCACCCAGTCGGGACGCGCAGCGAGCACGATCGACCCCTCGTACTGCCCCGCGTGGCAAGCTCCGCTCTTGAACTCGTCCGTCAGACGCAGTGCCCAGGGTTTGCGCGTCACGTCCGGGAACACGACTCGCAGCCCAGTAGCCACCAATTCTTGCTGAGCGTCGTACAAGCTCTTGATGTGGGTCGGTTCGAGATGGGCGTTGGCCAGGCACAGCCAAGTCAACCCGTGAGCCATCAGCGCCCGACCGATGTCGACGTACAGGGCACGCGCCGTCTCGGGACGAATCGAAATCGTGCCGGCAAACGACTCCGCGTAGCTTGCCACGGTGTACGCGATAGGCGGCAGGAGCAGCACCGTCAAGCCGTTCGCGGCTAGCTGCTCGGCCCCTGCTTCCGCCATCGCCTCGGCGATGACGACGTCCGTTGCCAAGGGCAAGTGCGGCCCGTGTGCTTCAGTCGCACCCACCGGCAGGACCGCCACCGTTCGCCCGGGGTCGAGGCGCTGCACGTCGTCGAAGGTCATTGCGGCGAGTCGAAGCACGCTCATGCACCCATCATCCACGAAATGGCGCGCGGGGGCGAGGTGCCCGCGCGCGTTTCGATGGGCTAGACTGCGGGCGTGAGCCGACACGCAGCTTTCCGTCGCGAGTGCAAATGCTCGCGTGCCGTCGAGGTCGCCCGGTGAGCGAAGTCGAGGAACTGGGCGATGCCATCACGCTGCACGACGCTGAAGTCGAGGGGCTACAAGAAGACGACCTCGTCGGCCTGACTTTGCGGGACACCTACTCTCTGACTCGGCTGATGGGTCAGGGTGGCATGGCACGGGTGTACGAGGCGCAGCACACTCGCATTCCCGGCAAGCGCTTCGCCGTGAAGGTGCTGAGGCAGGACATGGCCTCGCAGAAGGAGATCGCCGCGCGCTTCGAGCGCGAAGCGCACGCGATCGCCAGCGTCGAGCATCCGAACATCGTCGACGTGATTGACATCGGGATTTCTCCGAGCGGGCGCCCCTACATCGTCACCGAATACCTCGACGGCACGGACCTCGCGAACCTGATCGACCGAGTCGAGCGTCTGGATCCGTTGGCAGCGACGCATATCGCCCGTCAAGTGTGCCGCGGCATTGCCGCCGCCCACGCCTGCGGCGTGATCCACCGTGATCTCAAGCCGGACAACGTCTTCCTGAGCGGTGACCCCGAATCACCCGAGGCCAAGGTGCTCGACTTTGGCTTGGCCCGTCTGGTGGAGACGGGAGACGCCTCGCTCACCCGAAGCGGCATCGTGATGGGCACGCCGTCCTACATGTCCCCGGAGCAAGCACGTGCCGAGAGCGCCGACGAGCGCAGCGACGTCTACGGCATCGGGGCCCTGCTGTACGTCGCGTTGACGGGCGTCGCTCCGTATTCCGAGGCTTCTCCGCAAGAAACCGTGCTGGCGGTAATGGCCCGGGAGCCGCCGCGTCCGCGAGCCTTGACACCGTCCATCCCAAAGCGACTGGAAGCCATCGTGCAACGCGCCATGGCCCGGGATCCACGCGAACGCTTCGCCACCGCCGCCGAGCTCGAGGGCGAGCTGCAGGCTTTCGAGCACGAGGCACGCGCGGCCGAGATGCGCCTCTCGGCCCCACCGCCGAGCTTGGTGAAGGATCACGCGCGCGCCACGGAGCACGATCGCACACGGGTCGTCGCGCTCATCGCCCTCGGGGCGAGTTTGGTCACGCTGTGGCTGTCGATGGCGGTTCGCAACGGGCTCGAGATTTTCGTGCTACACCGTCCGCCGACCGCTTTCGAGTTGGTGCTTTCGGCTCTTGCGATCTTGGGTACCGTCGCGACTCCGCTGGTCCTTGCCTTTCGCTATTTGCGGCGACGGGTCTGGCACAACAGCGCTCGCGTGGCGGAACTCTTGGCGCGTACCCGCGCGACGGTCTATTCCGCCCTCGTCGCCTACGGGCTCGCGGCACTGGCCGTTCGCGCGCATCGTACCTGGGTGCCTCACAGTGGGCGCGGCCACGACGCGGCGTGGGCAGGGTGGGACGCTCTGCTTTGCGCCACCGCGGTATGGGTCGGCCTCGCGGTGGCACTGCGCGGCAACTTGCTCGCGAAGCGCCCAGGACGCGCGCGCAAGCTCTTGGCAGGCCCGGTGCTCGGTCTGGTTGCCCTGGCCGGAATCGTGGCGATCATGGGCGTTGGTTTCGTGCAGCCCAGCCCGATCCCGGAGCGGGCAACGGTGGCGT
The nucleotide sequence above comes from Polyangiaceae bacterium. Encoded proteins:
- a CDS encoding aldehyde dehydrogenase family protein codes for the protein MQVINPADGSLITELAEDDARTVSEKVSAAHAAQREWARAPYEARARAVEQFAQLLQRDEDRLAGILTREMGKPITQSHNEIRALADRLAFFLGQTPRELATERVAERASGTEEQIRFEPLGVVANISAWNYPYFVGANVFVPALLTGNAVLYKPSEYSSLTGIAIGELLHEAGIPQEAMQVLVGGADTGRALMGADIDGMFFTGSYGTGRKIAEATAGRMIRVQLELGGKDPAYVCDDVDASAAAAGLADGAFYNAGQSCCAVERIYVHERVWDAFLSAFVETVQGFVVGDPTSVDTYIGPLARRELALDALQEQVDEAVAKGARLLCGGARLERPGYYFAPTVLVDVSHDMRVMTEESFGPIIGLMRVGSDEEAQRLMADTEYGLTAAVYGRDQARAEAVLSGLDVGTAYFNCCDRVSPRLPWSGRGHSGIGCTLSSYGIETFLKPKAWHLR
- a CDS encoding creatininase family protein, with amino-acid sequence MSVLRLAAMTFDDVQRLDPGRTVAVLPVGATEAHGPHLPLATDVVIAEAMAEAGAEQLAANGLTVLLLPPIAYTVASYAESFAGTISIRPETARALYVDIGRALMAHGLTWLCLANAHLEPTHIKSLYDAQQELVATGLRVVFPDVTRKPWALRLTDEFKSGACHAGQYEGSIVLAARPDWVKNEVREGLPDNPARLSVAIREGKRRFEDAGGPRAYFGFPARATAAEGFDTIRTLGGILADAVRDARGGAEGVAGGSEPR
- a CDS encoding protein kinase; protein product: MSEVEELGDAITLHDAEVEGLQEDDLVGLTLRDTYSLTRLMGQGGMARVYEAQHTRIPGKRFAVKVLRQDMASQKEIAARFEREAHAIASVEHPNIVDVIDIGISPSGRPYIVTEYLDGTDLANLIDRVERLDPLAATHIARQVCRGIAAAHACGVIHRDLKPDNVFLSGDPESPEAKVLDFGLARLVETGDASLTRSGIVMGTPSYMSPEQARAESADERSDVYGIGALLYVALTGVAPYSEASPQETVLAVMAREPPRPRALTPSIPKRLEAIVQRAMARDPRERFATAAELEGELQAFEHEARAAEMRLSAPPPSLVKDHARATEHDRTRVVALIALGASLVTLWLSMAVRNGLEIFVLHRPPTAFELVLSALAILGTVATPLVLAFRYLRRRVWHNSARVAELLARTRATVYSALVAYGLAALAVRAHRTWVPHSGRGHDAAWAGWDALLCATAVWVGLAVALRGNLLAKRPGRARKLLAGPVLGLVALAGIVAIMGVGFVQPSPIPERATVASMSTGEPAALGTQSAAPPPVDEAPIAAANSAVLELDPPTTDAAPLEGTRATLAELDAAKRRGLAGWQELSRRHPADPHVLQPLALAYGRQPEHYGEALTALVRLFTLDPVLAKDVKIRGLMLKLALTESTGARAMNVMGHEMGAAGPDLLYDLYVTMPAVRDRARDLLRSPAVRQRASAALTIAFDLRSAPNCEARLALLPRANAQGDERSAATLIMLSNPTQKGCGYKKRRPCPPPCSPQAAAFRETIAAIHARTRAAARRP